ATGGGAAGGTTTGCCATAAGCCTTCTGTCCGGACATATAGGCGGTGCAAATGACCTGACAAGGGAAATATCGGCGTTAATCGGAGCGCAGGCCGTGATAACAACGGCTTCTGACTCTAGAGGAATAGAATCGGTGGATATGTTTGCAAAAAGGTGCGGATTTTTTATTGAAAACATGGAGGATGCAAAAAAGATAACTTCCATCATGGTAAATGGAGGGACGATAAGGTTTGTATCCGAGACAGGCGACAGAATAAATTATAGAAATATATCCGATGCCGACTTTGAAGGCAGCATATATGTGACATCGAAGGAGGAAGACATTGCCCGCCCATGCTGCATTTTGAGGCCAAAGGACCTTGCAGTGGGAGTGGGATGCAAGAGAGGCAAGACGAGAAACGATATATTGAATGCCATATATCAGGTATTCAAGGACAATAATCTCAGCGTCAAATCGATAAAGGCGATAGCGAGCATAGATCTGAAAAAAGACGAGAAGGGTATAATAGAAGCCTGCAAATATTTGGGCTGCAGTTTCATTATATTTTCAGCAGAAGATATAAAACGCGTCCAGGACAGATTCAAAAAAAGCGCTTTTGTGGAATCAAAAGTAGGAGTAACTTCGGTATGCGAGCCATGTGCCTTCCTTGCAGGCGGGGATATAATAGTCGGCAAGACATGTATGGATGGCGTGACCGTGGCGGTGGGAAGGGTGATATAGAATGGCAAAACTTTATATTGTAGGGATAGGTCCAGGGTCAGTTGAAAACATGACAATAAAAGCATACAACGCCATAAAAAATTCAGATGTTATCGTAGGCTATACTTTTTATATGGCTCTGGTTGAGGATCTCATCAAGGATAAAGAGGTAATATCGACAGGCATGCATGGGGAGATTGAAAGGTGTGCCATGGCAATCGAAAAGGCAAAGCAGGGATTTAATACTGTGATAATAAGCACCGGCGATGCAGGGCTTTACGGAATGGCAGGACCGGTGATTGAGATGGCGGATGGGATAGATGTGGAAGTCATCCCCGGTGTCACCAGTTCATTCGCGGCGGCGGCAGAGCTTGGGGCTCCGATAATGCATGATTTTTGTACGATAAGTTTAAGCGACCTTTTAACGTCCTGGGATACGATTGAGAAAAGGTTGAAGTGCGCCTGCGAAGGGGATTTTGTAATCGCATTGTACAATCCGAAGAGCAAAGGGAGGAAGGATAATTTAAAAAGGGCGGTGGATATCATATCTGAATATAAAAAAGCGGATACGCCTGTTGGGATTGTGAAAAATGCAGGGAGGGAAGGAAATGAAAAGCGGATAACGACCCTTTCAAATATAGATTATGATTTTGCCGATATGAGGACAGTGCTGATAATCGGAAACAGCGGTACGTATATAAAGGAAGGACACATTATAACTCCGAGGGGGTATAAAATTTGATATGGATAATAGGAGGGACATGTGAGGCGGTCGAGCTTGTAGAAAGGATAGATGACAGATATAAATACATAATAACCGCTGCGACGGAAGTGGAAAGGGAGTTTATCGATAATGGGAATCTCGTCGTATGCCGGATGGATGAGGCCGGCATGGAGGATTTTATAAAACGCAACTCAATAAAGGTTGTCGTCGACGTGTCTCACCCTTATGCATTTGAGGTAACCAAAAATGCAAGGGAAGCCGCTCATAAATGCAATATCGAATATATAAGGTATGTGCGGAAGAAAACAGATGACATGGAAGGCTGTGTATATATGAAATCTATACATGACTGCCTTGAGTTTTTGAAGACTGTAAACGGATGTGTGTTCTTTACGACAGGTTCAAAAAACATAAAGGAATTTGAATCCGTAAGAGGGGAAAACAGGTTTGTATACAGAGTACTGCCTTCAGTGGAAAGTATAAAGGAATGCATGGACAGCAATGTGGTGATGAAGGATATTATCGCATCTCTTGGGCCATATAGTGAAGATTTCAATGCCGCGATGTTTAAAGAATATGGAGCTTTGTATGTTGTCATGAAGGACAGCGGCATTCAGGGAGGTACGGGTGAGAAAATAAGGGCATGCAGAAGGCTTGATATAAAGGCAGTTATAATCGGCCGGAAGGATGAAGAAGGGATAAGCGATATTGACGATATCATAAAAAAATTGGAACATAGGAACTTACAATAAGCAGTCAATAGTATAAAGTATTCAAATCGTAAATAAAATGGAGGGGAAATTTATGAATCTTTTAGAAGAAAGCGTACAAAAAATAAGGCCGGCCGATACCGGCGCAAAAAATGAAGCTAAAAAGAGGCTCGACAGTCTTGCAAAGCCGTTGGGAAGCCTTGGATACCTTGAAGATATTGCTGCTAAAATGGCCGGCATTACAGGAAATGTATGCAGCAAAATACACAAGAAGAATATTGTAGTCATGTGTGCCGACAACGGTGTAGTGAAGGAGGGCGTGAGTACTTGCCCGAAAGAAATTACTGCTGCCATGACGGTGAACTTTACAAGAGGAATAACGGGAGTATGCGTTCTGGCCGACCATGCCGCATCTGACCTGACGGTTGTGGACATAGGGGTGGATGCCAGAATAGTGCATCCCGGAGTATTGGACAAGAAGATAGCATTTGGCACAAATGATATAGCAAAGGGTCCAGCAATGACCAGAGATCAAGCAGTCAAAGCCGTTGAGACGGGGATAGAAATTGTAGATGACCTTGTAAGGCGTGGATATGACCTCATCGGTACTGGAGAGATGGGGATAGGCAATACCACAACCAGCACGGCGGTATTATGCGCTCTTTCCAATCTTTCACCTGATGTTGTCACCGGAAAAGGTGCCGGTCTTACCGACGCCCAGTTTGAAAATAAAAAAGCGGTTATAAAAAAGGCACTTGCAGTAAACAGCCCCAAAAGGGACGATGTTATCGATGTGCTGTCAAAAGTCGGGGGCTTTGACATTGCCGGCATGTGTGGATGTTTCATAGGTGCTGCAAAGAACAGGGTACCCATAGTAATAGATGGATTTATATCATCGGCGGCGGCATTGTGTGCCTATAGAATTAATCCAATAGTGAGGGATTTCATGTTTCCATCGCATCTATCGGCAGAACCGGGTGCGGTATATATGATGAAGGAGCTTGGGCTTGACCCAATACTAAATCTGAAGATGAGACTGGGAGAGGGTACCGGTTGTGCTCTGGCATTCGAAATAATTGAGGCAGCCTTGCACATGATAGAATGCATGGGTACGTTTGATGATGCCGCCATAGCCGATGACTTTCTGGTAGATATAAGGTGATAGATATGAAGAGTGTATTGGTAACAGGAGGAGCCAGGAGCGGTAAAAGTTCGTTTGCAGAGTCGATATACAATGGAAAAACCGATGTGGTATATATAGCTACGTCGAAAGTAACCGATCGGGAGATGGAAGAAAGGGTTAAACTTCACAGAAAACAGCGGCCGAAAGATTGGATAACATATGAAGGATACCATAATATAGACGATGCGGTGAAAGGTTCAAGAAACTATATCCTCGATTGCCTGACTGTTATGACATCGAATATAATGTTTGAATACACTAAAGATTGCCAGGTTATAACCCATTTGATGCAGAAAGAGGTAGAGGACAGTGTAGTAGGAGAGATTGAAAGGCTGATGGATAGGGTACGGCTTATCGATGGCAATATCGTGATGGTTACAAACGAAGTAGGATATGGAATTGTTCCTGATAACCATATAGCGAGGGTTTTCAGGGATATATCGGGGAGGGTGAACAGAAGGGTGGCCGCCATGTGCAGTGAAGTTTATCTGGTATGCTGCGGCATACCCGTCAGGATAAAATGATAAAATCATTTGTTTTAATGATGCAGTTTTTTACCCGGCTGCCCATCAATATCGAGATAGACGTCAAAAGGGAGACTGTCATAAAAGGCACTGTTTTTTTACCGTTAATAGGTATGATAGTAGGGTTTGGCTCATATCTGGCATATTACATAGCAGGGTTAATAAACAGAGATGCAGCGGCTTTAGCCGCTGTAATCGTTATGTTTCTTATAACCGGCGGACTTCATGTAGACGGTCTGTCGGATACGACCGATGGTTTCTTTTCGGCAAGAAGCAAGGACAGGATACTGGAAATAATGAAGGACAGCAGGGTGGGATCGTTCGGAGTAATAGCCATAGTATTCGATATACTTGCAAAATATGTGCTTATAAAAAATACTTCCCCGGATATCGCTGCATATTCGTTGATACTGTCATGCGGCTGTGCACGCTCTTCAATGTCTTTGCTTTTTGGAATAGGAAAAAGTGCGCGCCCGGGCGGTATGGGGGATATGTTTTTAAATAAAGGATCATTTAAATACTTTATAGCGAGTTCATTGATTTTTGGAATAATAGGTTTTTACATGGCCGGTTATGTGTTTATGATATCATTTTTTGCATGCTTGTTGCTGTCGCTTTTGATGATGATGAAGTCGGACAGGATAATAGGAGGACTGACAGGGGATGTGTTCGGCACGATTTGTGAGCTTGCAGAGATATTGAGTCTGGCTATATTTATGGGAGTGAGGATATGAATATTGTATTTGTAAGGCACGGTAGGATATGCATATCGAAACAGCGAAGGTATATTGGAAGAGAGGATGTCAGGCTTTTGCCCGAGGGATTTGATGACATCAAAAAACTGAAAAATTATATTGAATGTATAAGCTTTGGGACTGTATACTCCAGTCCGCTTTTGAGAGCAAAGCAAAGCGCCGCGATTCTGTCGGACAAATATATTACAGATGAAAGACTTATGGAGGCAAATTTTGGCATATTTGAAGGGAAGACATATGAGGAAATTTGTTCAAAATTTCCTGTAGAATGCGAAAAATGGGCGAATGATTATGTAAATTATAATATCCCGGAAGGTGAAAGCTTGAGCGTGTTATTTGACAGGGTAGAGAACTTCCTGGATGATATATCGAAGAAAGATGGCAACATACTGGCAGTCACCCATGAGGGAGTGATACGGTGTGCACTGTCATTAGCCGTGGGAAACAGAGATTGCTTCTTCAAATTCCGTACCGGATATGGCAGGTTTGCCGTGGTGTCGATAGATAATGGGTACATGTATATAAGGGCAGTAAACGGATTGTTTAATTTGAAAGAAATATTATGAATGTAAATACGATGTTATAAGATTATACATAGGATGTAAGCGCGATGTGCAGCAGCTGTATTGAAAATCGGATGGAAGGGCGAATGTTTCATTAAATGGCGGTAATCCTATTAATGAATCAATGAGCATAGCAAATATGATTGCCGCCGAAGGGATCAAATCCTTTGTAATAGATACGGAAAGAGATTTTGTCAGGCTTGAACTTGTGCATAGAATTGCAAATGCCATGAATGCCGAGTATTTTAAACTGGAAAATTTATAGTTATCACCCCCCTATAAACAAGATACATTACGTATTTGTTATATAGGGAGTGATAAAATGAGAGTGGATTCAGTTGTCAAATCCTATAATATGATCAGAAGAGAACCAAATAGCAAATACGAAAACAATCGGATAAGAAATGATAAACATACCAGTTTATTCAGTTACATTTTGGCAGAACAAATCAAAAAAGCTGGCAAACGTTAGGTCAGATAATAATATAGGTTCATGGAATCGGCCTGAAAATATATATATTTTTCAGGCCGATTCAGCTTTTGTTAAAGCCATTTTCTACAAAATAAACGAGGGTCCATATTAATTATTCTTTTTGAAATATGCGTGCTATGCATAGCACTATCATCATTTCTGCTATTACTATGCAAAGGTTCAACGCCAGAGGGAGCGCACGGCTAATCTGTGAGAGCTGACCTGCTATCCAACCCGCAGGTGTACTTGTAAATAAAATTGCGGCGAAGATAAGGCTGTTTGTGCGTGCTCGTTCCTCTGAGGGAATGCTTATTGACATAAGTGATTCACATAAGGGTCCGAGGATGGCGAGCGCAAATGCTTCACATATCGCTGAGAAAAACACTGCCCAAAGCGCATAAACACCCATTGGTTGGCATACTAATAATACGATCAATCCCAGCATATGTGAACCCAGTCCGGTGAGAAGCGGCCGTTGGATCGAGCGAAGGCTAAGATGTGAGGTAATAAACAGATAGACCGATATTGTAATGATAGCTTTCACCAGTGGGAATAGAGAGAGCATAGAATTACTTATGCCATATGCGGCTGTGATAAACAAGGACCAGAAAGTGGCCTCTACGGTATTAAAACAGGTCATCAGTATCATAAGCATCACGTACAGCAATATGCGTGACTGCCGGATAGCAGAAGCAAACGCGTTCCAGTTGCCGAAAGTCAGCGAGAATAAATGGTGCCCTTTGCATTCTTCTATACGCTGATTGCCTATATCACTTTCGTTTGACATATGGTACTGTAATATAAACTTTGTGGTCATCATCACCATAGATAGAATATACAATATGCGCATGGTCGGTACAAGCGTAAACCGGTCAATGAAGAAACCTACTATCGGTGAAATGAATCCTGCCACTAATCCAAAAAGATTGAGTATGGTATAAATATTGATGAGTTGATCGGGATCGCCATCTTCGATAATCATGCAGCTGAAGCTGTTGCCGGTTACACGCCACATGCTGTTGAAAAATACTGCCAGCATAAAGTACAAATAGCCATGTGCATCTGCCCAAAGTATACAAGGGATAGTCCAGCTGAGCAGGCCAAATACAAGCATCATGCGGCGTCTGCCGTATTTATCTATGATTGCGCCCGAAAATAATCCCCATATGAATTGCATAGCAAGGCCAAAACTGGCAACCGTGCCGATCTGTACATCGTTCAAGCCGACTTCAGCCATATATATCGATACGAACGGCAAAATAAGGTTATTAGGAATTGCCCATAAAGGTTCTGTTACAACGCAGGCCCTTTGGTTTCCTTTAAGATAGCGCAAAGTTTGCCGTATAGAATGATTAAATTTCATATTAATTTTCTCCTTTTAATTTATTATAGGCATCAACTCCTTTCAAAAAATATTGACCGGGTAAATATATTGGGATTAAACTGCATAAATGAAACATAATAAACATTTTTAACCTCGCAGCGTTTGCTAATATTAAAATCAAATATTACTGTATAATTATAGCATGATGCAAGATATTATGTTCATATTTTCCAGTTAAAAAATTGGATGAAAACAGGAAAAAAGTTGTACGAAAGAGTTTTATTAAAAATAAGATTATTTTAAATACTTTTACCAAAATTTATATCCAGGTGATATAATATAATCTGTGATGTATAGATATTTTTATTTGCAAATCAGATACGCCTTAAATTTAATTTTCAAGGAGTATCAAATAACTACTAAGGGGGTCGTATAAATGAATTGGGTAATAGTATCTATAATTCTTTCATTCGCAGCTCTGGGCGTAGCAGGTTATTTTTACTGGTGGGTAGTTTCACAACCCGAAGGAAGCAAGGAGTCTGAAGATATAGGGCTGCTTATAAGAAATGGGGCAAACACTTTTCTTAAAAGAGAGTACATGGTACTTGCTAAATTCGTCGGCATTGTCGCAGTTATCATATTAATTTTTTTACCTGAACCGATATGGGCTCATTCGCCTCTCGGCAATCTTCAGGCGGCGATAGCATATATATTAGGCTCGGTTCTTTCGGCATGCGCAGGTAAAATGGGAATGCAAGTCGCAACCATTGCAAATGTAAAAGCGGTAAATGCAGCGAAGAAAGGGTTGAATCCGGCTTTTAACATAGGTTTCCGCGGTGGTGCCGTTATGGGCATGGCGGTAATCGGGGTATGCCTTTTTGGAACAAGTGTAATATATGCTCTTACTAAAGATATTACAACATCTTTGATGTTCAGCTTTGGAGCAAGTTCTCTGGCCTTGTTTGCAAAAGCCGGAGGAGGAATTTACACAAAGACTGCAGATATAAGTGCGGACCTTGTGGGTAAGGTGGAACTGGGGATTCCGGAGGATGACCCGAGAAATCCTGCTGTTATCGCCGACAATGTCGGAGATAATGTAGGTGATGTTGCAGGGATGGGTGCCGATCTCTTCGATTCAAATGTGGCATCAATAACTGCAGCTATTGTAATAGGTATGTCCATTGGACAGGTAAATATAGTATTCTGTTATGCAGCTCTTGGGCTTCTGGCTTCGATACTCGGAATCTTCTGCGTAAGAATCGGTAAAAAGGGAGACCCGAGCAATGCACTGAACAATGGTACGTATATTACCACAGTTATTTACGTTTTACTGACACTTTTGGCTTCACTGTTGTTTAAATATAATCTTCGTATTTGGGGAGCTACGGCTGTAGGTCTCGTCGTTGGAGTAATAATCGGTATAACTTCTGATTATTATACATCTGATGACAAGAAACCTGTAAAACTTGTGGCGGAATCCTCAAAGACTGGACCTGCATTTACAATTATTACAGGATTTTCTTATGGATTTCTGAGCGCGCTGCCTGCTCTTATAGGGATAGGCGTGGCTTCGCTTATAGCATATAAACTCTGTGAACCTCTGGGCGGAAGTTATCCTATGTTCGGAATAAGCATGGCAGCCCTTGGAATGTTATCGATAGTGGGTATGGTTGTTTCGAATGATGCATATGGTCCTATAGTTGACAATGCAAGAGGACTTGCAGAGATGACAGGTCTCGGAGATGATGTACTTGATGTAACCGACCAGCTGGATTCGGCAGGCAATACCGCAAAGGCGATAACAAAGGGATTTGCAATAGGCGCTGCTGGATTAACTGTCATTGCACTGCTCGGTTCTTACCAGGAAATTGTTGCCAGCGCAACGGGCAATACGATACAGTTCAATCTTATGAACCCAATGGTATTTTTCGGGGTATTGGTCGGAGTTGCTATACCGGCAGTTTTCTCAGCCATGTTAATGCTCGGTGTAAACCGCAATGCTGAGAGGATGGTTGCTGAAATACACAGGCAGTTTACGGATATACCCGGTCTGAAAGAAGGAAAGCCCGGCGTAGTTCCTGAATACAACAAATGTATCGATATTGCCGCTATAGGTTCTCTGAAAGAATTGATACCTGCAGGTCTTATAGTGATAATTGCAACGCTGATCGTTGGATTTATAGGCGGTATAAATGCAATTGGTGGATATCTGGCAGGCAATATAATGTCAGGGCTTTTGATTGCGCTCATGATGGCAAATGCCGGAGGTCTATGGGATAATTCCAAGAAGTTTATAGAATCCGGACATTTCGGAGGAAAAGGTTCTGCAGCCCACAAAGCGGCAGTTATAGGAGATACCGTCGGTGATCCTTTCAAGGATACGGCAGGTCCTTCGCTTAACACACAGATTACAGTTGTGTCGCTGGTGGCATCCATTACTGCAAGGCTGTTCCTGAAATTTTCACTTTTCAAATAGACGAATGGAATTCACAGATATTATAAATAAAAAAGGAACACTGAGGTTTTAATCAAACTTCAGTGTTCCTTTTTTATTTATATAGAAAGCCTGGATATTCAATTACTTATCTCGGATACTTATCTCTGATTTTGAAAGTTTACTATTTATTTCAAATTGTCATATTAATCTTGAATTTTGTCAATTTACTTTTTAAAATCCCTATGATTAAATGGGAAATAAGGATTTGGTGCGCACTAATACCGAAGAATAAGATAAGGGGGATAAATGATGAACTGTTCAAATAAAGGATTTAAATTCATTTCTATCTTTTTAGTTTCATTGCTGGTTCTAAGCACTCTATCGGGTTGCGGAAAAAAGCAACCTGCAGCTGCTGGCAGCTCAGATACGGGAGCAGGAATTAAGGTGACATATCCTATGAAGACGAATGTTGCGCTGAAATATTGGTGGAACTGGTCAAATCAGTATGCCAAGAGTCTAAATGAAGCTCCCATAGCAAAGGAATTGCAGAAAAAAACGGGGATAAAGGTAACATATATAAACCCTGGTGCATCTACAGCAGGTGATGCTTTCAATCTTATGCTGGCATCCGGTGATCTTCCGGATATAATAGAGTGGAACTGGGCAGGTTTTCCCGGCGGGCCAGAAAAGGCCATGAATGATGGCTACATTATAAAGCTAAATGATATTATAAATAAGTATGCTCCCAATCTTAAGGCATATTATGCGGCCAACCCCGACAGAGAAAAAATGGTAAAGACGGATTCGGGAAATTTCTATAATTTTCCGTTTTTTAGAGAAGATGAAATGCAACTTGCGTGGTATGGTCCTATAATGAGGCAAGACTGGCTGGATGATCTTGGACTGCAGGTGCCTACTACCATGGACGAATGGCACGATACACTTAAGGCATTCAAGGAGAAAAAAGGTGCGACAGCTCCTCTGACGGTAGACAGTGGATTATGGTATTTCCAGGTTGGCGCTTTTGCAGGTGCATACGGAGTTAAAAAAGATTTTTATCTGGAAAACGGGAAGGTAACTTATGGCCCTATTCAACCGGGTTATAAAGAGTTCTTGGCTGCCATGAAAGAATGGTATTCCGAAGGATTGCTTGATAAAAATTTTTCAACTTCAGATGGAAAAATCGTCAATGCAAATATGACCAGCGGAAAATCAGGTGCATCGCTTGGCGGTTCCGGAGGCGGACTTGGGGCATGGATGCAGACAATGAAGGACAAGGATCCCAAATATAAGCTTGTTGGTACACCTTATCCTGTATTAAACAAAGGCGACAGGGCAAAATTCGGACAGAGGGATCCTTATGGCAACAGCGATGGCGCAGCGATAACTACAAAATGCAAGAATGTTGAAATCGCAGCGAGGTATCTGGATTATCCATATTCAAAGGAAGGGCATATGGTTGCAAATTTCGGCATCGAAGGCGAATCATATAAGATGGTAAATGGTGAACCTCAATATACCGATATAATAACCAATAATCCGAATAAATTGACAAGGACTGACGCATTGAATTTATATACACTTATAAGAGGAAGCGGTCCGGCTGAACAGGATAAGCGATTAGTACAATGTGAATCTGGTTCACCTGAGCAATTAGCAGCCAAAAATAATTGGAAGAATACTGACCAGGCAAAACATGATATACAATATATATGCTTTACCCAGCAGGAATCAAGCGATATGGCAAAGATAATGGCTGATGTAAATACGCTTGTCAACGAAATGACAATAAAGTTCATTATGGGTACAACTCCTCTTGATGATTTTGACAAATTCGTAAAACAGATTAAAGATTTCGGTATTGATAAAGCAATATCAATAGAGCAGGCAGCCGTGGACAGATACAATAAAAGATAGTAATATTTCAACAATTATACAGTCTTTGAGTATTGTCAGAGATTTTTCTCTGACAATACTATTCTAAAGCCTTTGCGTATGAGGATGTGATGATATGATGAATCAAAAAAATTTAAAAATCCAAAGCCCCAAAAATGAATATGAAACTTATCATATGAGCACAAGGAAAGCCGGAGTCATACAGAATATAAAAAAAGATTTTAAGGCAAACAGGGAACTCTATTATATTTCTTTTATTATTATTGCATATTATCTTATTTTCTGTTATAAACCGATGCTTGGTGCCGTAATAGCTTTTAAAGACTATGTACCTATGAAGGGGATATGGAAAAGCCAATGGGTAGGATTCAAATATTTCAGGGATTTTTTTCAAAGCCCATATTTTGTAAGGCTTATCAGGAATACGATATGGCTAAGTTTAAATTCGCTGATATTTGGATTCCCGGCTCCTATAATACTTGCACTTTTAATAAA
This genomic stretch from Clostridiales bacterium harbors:
- the cbiG gene encoding cobalt-precorrin 5A hydrolase, whose translation is MKIAVISFTDAASGIAGRICSAMEGSDMYDNRNCHGGVKSKIGSIFKSYDGIVFVCAVGIAVRMIATYIRDKTKDPAVVVVDDMGRFAISLLSGHIGGANDLTREISALIGAQAVITTASDSRGIESVDMFAKRCGFFIENMEDAKKITSIMVNGGTIRFVSETGDRINYRNISDADFEGSIYVTSKEEDIARPCCILRPKDLAVGVGCKRGKTRNDILNAIYQVFKDNNLSVKSIKAIASIDLKKDEKGIIEACKYLGCSFIIFSAEDIKRVQDRFKKSAFVESKVGVTSVCEPCAFLAGGDIIVGKTCMDGVTVAVGRVI
- the cobJ gene encoding precorrin-3B C(17)-methyltransferase; the encoded protein is MAKLYIVGIGPGSVENMTIKAYNAIKNSDVIVGYTFYMALVEDLIKDKEVISTGMHGEIERCAMAIEKAKQGFNTVIISTGDAGLYGMAGPVIEMADGIDVEVIPGVTSSFAAAAELGAPIMHDFCTISLSDLLTSWDTIEKRLKCACEGDFVIALYNPKSKGRKDNLKRAVDIISEYKKADTPVGIVKNAGREGNEKRITTLSNIDYDFADMRTVLIIGNSGTYIKEGHIITPRGYKI
- the cobK gene encoding precorrin-6A reductase: MIWIIGGTCEAVELVERIDDRYKYIITAATEVEREFIDNGNLVVCRMDEAGMEDFIKRNSIKVVVDVSHPYAFEVTKNAREAAHKCNIEYIRYVRKKTDDMEGCVYMKSIHDCLEFLKTVNGCVFFTTGSKNIKEFESVRGENRFVYRVLPSVESIKECMDSNVVMKDIIASLGPYSEDFNAAMFKEYGALYVVMKDSGIQGGTGEKIRACRRLDIKAVIIGRKDEEGISDIDDIIKKLEHRNLQ
- the cobT gene encoding nicotinate-nucleotide--dimethylbenzimidazole phosphoribosyltransferase produces the protein MNLLEESVQKIRPADTGAKNEAKKRLDSLAKPLGSLGYLEDIAAKMAGITGNVCSKIHKKNIVVMCADNGVVKEGVSTCPKEITAAMTVNFTRGITGVCVLADHAASDLTVVDIGVDARIVHPGVLDKKIAFGTNDIAKGPAMTRDQAVKAVETGIEIVDDLVRRGYDLIGTGEMGIGNTTTSTAVLCALSNLSPDVVTGKGAGLTDAQFENKKAVIKKALAVNSPKRDDVIDVLSKVGGFDIAGMCGCFIGAAKNRVPIVIDGFISSAAALCAYRINPIVRDFMFPSHLSAEPGAVYMMKELGLDPILNLKMRLGEGTGCALAFEIIEAALHMIECMGTFDDAAIADDFLVDIR
- the cobU gene encoding bifunctional adenosylcobinamide kinase/adenosylcobinamide-phosphate guanylyltransferase; translated protein: MKSVLVTGGARSGKSSFAESIYNGKTDVVYIATSKVTDREMEERVKLHRKQRPKDWITYEGYHNIDDAVKGSRNYILDCLTVMTSNIMFEYTKDCQVITHLMQKEVEDSVVGEIERLMDRVRLIDGNIVMVTNEVGYGIVPDNHIARVFRDISGRVNRRVAAMCSEVYLVCCGIPVRIK
- the cobS gene encoding adenosylcobinamide-GDP ribazoletransferase; translated protein: MIKSFVLMMQFFTRLPINIEIDVKRETVIKGTVFLPLIGMIVGFGSYLAYYIAGLINRDAAALAAVIVMFLITGGLHVDGLSDTTDGFFSARSKDRILEIMKDSRVGSFGVIAIVFDILAKYVLIKNTSPDIAAYSLILSCGCARSSMSLLFGIGKSARPGGMGDMFLNKGSFKYFIASSLIFGIIGFYMAGYVFMISFFACLLLSLLMMMKSDRIIGGLTGDVFGTICELAEILSLAIFMGVRI
- the cobC gene encoding alpha-ribazole phosphatase family protein; translated protein: MNIVFVRHGRICISKQRRYIGREDVRLLPEGFDDIKKLKNYIECISFGTVYSSPLLRAKQSAAILSDKYITDERLMEANFGIFEGKTYEEICSKFPVECEKWANDYVNYNIPEGESLSVLFDRVENFLDDISKKDGNILAVTHEGVIRCALSLAVGNRDCFFKFRTGYGRFAVVSIDNGYMYIRAVNGLFNLKEIL
- a CDS encoding MFS transporter, which encodes MKFNHSIRQTLRYLKGNQRACVVTEPLWAIPNNLILPFVSIYMAEVGLNDVQIGTVASFGLAMQFIWGLFSGAIIDKYGRRRMMLVFGLLSWTIPCILWADAHGYLYFMLAVFFNSMWRVTGNSFSCMIIEDGDPDQLINIYTILNLFGLVAGFISPIVGFFIDRFTLVPTMRILYILSMVMMTTKFILQYHMSNESDIGNQRIEECKGHHLFSLTFGNWNAFASAIRQSRILLYVMLMILMTCFNTVEATFWSLFITAAYGISNSMLSLFPLVKAIITISVYLFITSHLSLRSIQRPLLTGLGSHMLGLIVLLVCQPMGVYALWAVFFSAICEAFALAILGPLCESLMSISIPSEERARTNSLIFAAILFTSTPAGWIAGQLSQISRALPLALNLCIVIAEMMIVLCIARIFQKE
- a CDS encoding sodium-translocating pyrophosphatase, translating into MNWVIVSIILSFAALGVAGYFYWWVVSQPEGSKESEDIGLLIRNGANTFLKREYMVLAKFVGIVAVIILIFLPEPIWAHSPLGNLQAAIAYILGSVLSACAGKMGMQVATIANVKAVNAAKKGLNPAFNIGFRGGAVMGMAVIGVCLFGTSVIYALTKDITTSLMFSFGASSLALFAKAGGGIYTKTADISADLVGKVELGIPEDDPRNPAVIADNVGDNVGDVAGMGADLFDSNVASITAAIVIGMSIGQVNIVFCYAALGLLASILGIFCVRIGKKGDPSNALNNGTYITTVIYVLLTLLASLLFKYNLRIWGATAVGLVVGVIIGITSDYYTSDDKKPVKLVAESSKTGPAFTIITGFSYGFLSALPALIGIGVASLIAYKLCEPLGGSYPMFGISMAALGMLSIVGMVVSNDAYGPIVDNARGLAEMTGLGDDVLDVTDQLDSAGNTAKAITKGFAIGAAGLTVIALLGSYQEIVASATGNTIQFNLMNPMVFFGVLVGVAIPAVFSAMLMLGVNRNAERMVAEIHRQFTDIPGLKEGKPGVVPEYNKCIDIAAIGSLKELIPAGLIVIIATLIVGFIGGINAIGGYLAGNIMSGLLIALMMANAGGLWDNSKKFIESGHFGGKGSAAHKAAVIGDTVGDPFKDTAGPSLNTQITVVSLVASITARLFLKFSLFK
- a CDS encoding extracellular solute-binding protein, whose protein sequence is MMNCSNKGFKFISIFLVSLLVLSTLSGCGKKQPAAAGSSDTGAGIKVTYPMKTNVALKYWWNWSNQYAKSLNEAPIAKELQKKTGIKVTYINPGASTAGDAFNLMLASGDLPDIIEWNWAGFPGGPEKAMNDGYIIKLNDIINKYAPNLKAYYAANPDREKMVKTDSGNFYNFPFFREDEMQLAWYGPIMRQDWLDDLGLQVPTTMDEWHDTLKAFKEKKGATAPLTVDSGLWYFQVGAFAGAYGVKKDFYLENGKVTYGPIQPGYKEFLAAMKEWYSEGLLDKNFSTSDGKIVNANMTSGKSGASLGGSGGGLGAWMQTMKDKDPKYKLVGTPYPVLNKGDRAKFGQRDPYGNSDGAAITTKCKNVEIAARYLDYPYSKEGHMVANFGIEGESYKMVNGEPQYTDIITNNPNKLTRTDALNLYTLIRGSGPAEQDKRLVQCESGSPEQLAAKNNWKNTDQAKHDIQYICFTQQESSDMAKIMADVNTLVNEMTIKFIMGTTPLDDFDKFVKQIKDFGIDKAISIEQAAVDRYNKR